Genomic segment of bacterium:
CGCATCCACATGTCGCGCGTGGGCGTGCCGTCAATCGTGATCGGCCCCGCAGTGCGTTACATTCATGGCCACAACGCCATCATGGCGCGCAGCGATTACGAGGCCTCGGTCAAGCTCGTCGTCGAACTGATGAAGAAACTCGACGAAAAAACCGTCAAGTCGTTCACGCAGGCCTAATTCGACTTTGCTTCCTCCCTTCTGCCGTCGGCCGAAGGTCCCGCCTTGCGGGAGAGAGGGGTTGGGGGTGAGGGCGCTTGCAGTTGAGAGAATCTCGTCAGACAAAAATGTCTGACCTACCTTTTATGTGCGCGGCAGTCGTCCACGCCTGCCGCGATCGAACCGTGAGGGCCTCGTTAATCCCCCTTAGCAAAGGGGGATAGAGGGGGTTGTAGATTCTTGTTCTGCGTTTCCGCAAACGCGGGTGCCGCAGGTGTCCAGCATCACCGACGTGATGTAAGCGCCTAACCTGGATTCCCGCTTTCGCGGGAATGACAACATATTGTGTGCGCGGCAGTCGTCCACGCCTGCCGCGATCGAACCGTGAGGGCAATACTTTTTTGGAGACCAAATGCCGCTGAAATTCTTTAACACGATGTCGCGCCAACTCGAAGAATTCACGCCGATCCATCCCGGCGAGGTCCGCCTCTATACTTGCGGGCCGACCGTCTACAACTTTGCCCACATCGGCAATTTCCGCACCTACATGTTCGAGGACTTGCTGCGGCGCTATCTCAAATATCGCGGCTACAAAGTCACCCAGGTGATGAACCTTACCGACATCGACGACAAAACCATCAAAGGCTCAATCGCCAAGGGCGTCAGCCTCGACGAGTACACTGCGGAATACATCAAGGCGTTTTTCGACGATATCGATGCATTGCGCATCGAACGCGCCGAGTATTATCCGGCGGCAACGACGCACATCCCCGAAATGGTCGCAATCGTCAAATCACTGCTCGATAAAGGCGTCGCCTATCGCGCCGGCAGCGACATCTATTTCTCCATCGCCAAATTCAGCGAATACGGCAAACTGTCGCACATGGACCTGGACCAGCTCAAGGCGGGCGCCTCACAGCGCGTCGCCTCCGATGAATACGAAAAAGAGCAGGTCTCCGATTTCGCATTGTGGAAGGGCTGGGACGAAAAAGACGGCGACGTCTTCTGGGAAACCGAAGTTGGCAAGGGCCGTCCCGGCTGGCATCTGGAGTGCTCGGCGATGTCGATGAAATATCTCGGCGAGTCGTTCGACATCCACACCGGCGGCGTCGACAACATGTTCCCGCACCACGAAAACGAAATCGCGCAGTCCGAGGCTACCACCGGCAAGAAATTCGTCAACTACTGGCTCCACAGCGCGCATCTCATCGTCGAGAGCAAGAAAATGTCGAAATCGCTCGGCAATTTCTTCACCGTCCGCGACCTGCTCGACAAGGGGTATCCCGCCGTCGCGATCCGCTACTTGCTCTTGTCCACGCACTACCGCGCATCGCTCAACTTTACGATGGACGGCCTCGAGGGCGCCAAAGCCGCGATTCAGCGCCTCCGCGATTTCTACGACAATCTCACCACCGGCATCAAGGACGTTCCCTCCGGCAAGGTCGATGAGTACATCGACCGCGTTACAACCGGCTTCACCGACGGTCTCGATGACGATCTCAACATCTCGCAGTCGCTGGCGGCAATCTTCGATTTCGTCCGCGACATCAACCGCCTGATCGCCGAGGGCGGCATCTCCGCAGATGACGCCGCCAAGGTCAAAGCCGCAATGGACGGTTTCGATTCGGTGCTGGCGATTTTGCAGAAGGAAGAAGTTTCACTCGATGCCGAAGTCGAGAAGCTGATTGCCGAGAGAATTGCCGCGCGCAAAGCCCGCGACTTCAAGAAATCCGACACTATCCGCGACCAGCTTCTGGCGATGGGCATCATCCTCGAAGACACCCCGCAGGGGACTGTCTGGAAGAAGAAGCTGTAGGGGCGCATTTCTCGGAACGTCATTCCCGCGAAGGCGGAATCCAGGTTTGTAGGTCCGTCTGGGGAGGAGGGGGGGGGGGGGGGGGGGGGGGGGAAAAAAGCGGGGGGGGGGGGGGGGGGGGGGGGGGGGGGGGGGGGGGGGGGGCGACGCCCAATTTATAGTAGGTCAGGAGCCCTGTGCTCCTGACATTGTTCCTCGCAGGCAACAACACCATTAGGACCTAAAGATGCTAACCTCCCTCACCACCGAATTCACCCGCTACCGCCTCATCGGCGAAAAGGCGCTCGCTCAAATATCTGAAGCAGACATGAACCGCGTGCCCGGCGCGACAGCCGGGAACAACTCGATTGCGATGATCGTGCGCCATCTCGGCGGCAACCTGCTTTCGCGATTCACTGATTTCACGACCACCGACGGCGAAAAACCGTGGCGCGATCGCGATGCCGAATTCGAAGAACGCCACTACAGTCAGCAGGAGGTCTACGAATGGTGGAACAAGGGCTGGAATGTACTGCAAGCTGAACTCACGAAACTCACCGATGCCGACCTAATCCGGACTGTGACTATCAGAGGCGTCCCGCTTACGGTGAGTGAAGCGCTCACGCGTTCGGTCGCGCATGTGGCATATCATGTCGGACAGATTGTAATGCTTGCCCGCATCGCAAGTGGCGAGCAGTGGCAGTGGATCAGTATTCCTCGCGGTGAGTCGAAGGCCTACAATTTGAATCCTACCAAAGAGAAGAAACCGGAATAACTCGTAGGTTTGAACCCCTGTGATTCGGATTATTCAATTCAACTCCGTAGGGTGGGTCTCCTTGCCGAGCGATTCTCAAATCTCAGGAACT
This window contains:
- a CDS encoding cysteine--tRNA ligase, which produces MPLKFFNTMSRQLEEFTPIHPGEVRLYTCGPTVYNFAHIGNFRTYMFEDLLRRYLKYRGYKVTQVMNLTDIDDKTIKGSIAKGVSLDEYTAEYIKAFFDDIDALRIERAEYYPAATTHIPEMVAIVKSLLDKGVAYRAGSDIYFSIAKFSEYGKLSHMDLDQLKAGASQRVASDEYEKEQVSDFALWKGWDEKDGDVFWETEVGKGRPGWHLECSAMSMKYLGESFDIHTGGVDNMFPHHENEIAQSEATTGKKFVNYWLHSAHLIVESKKMSKSLGNFFTVRDLLDKGYPAVAIRYLLLSTHYRASLNFTMDGLEGAKAAIQRLRDFYDNLTTGIKDVPSGKVDEYIDRVTTGFTDGLDDDLNISQSLAAIFDFVRDINRLIAEGGISADDAAKVKAAMDGFDSVLAILQKEEVSLDAEVEKLIAERIAARKARDFKKSDTIRDQLLAMGIILEDTPQGTVWKKKL
- a CDS encoding DUF1572 family protein, whose product is MLTSLTTEFTRYRLIGEKALAQISEADMNRVPGATAGNNSIAMIVRHLGGNLLSRFTDFTTTDGEKPWRDRDAEFEERHYSQQEVYEWWNKGWNVLQAELTKLTDADLIRTVTIRGVPLTVSEALTRSVAHVAYHVGQIVMLARIASGEQWQWISIPRGESKAYNLNPTKEKKPE